The genomic region CGCAGGCCCCGGCGAAAGGACATTCGTGCATGGCTATTCCCGCTCTCGAAGATTTGGATTTGAAGCTTGGAGATGCGACGCACGCCTCGGTTCCGGGCCCTGGGCCGAACCGTCCGCGTGAAGGAGGGGCGGATGCGCCTGATCCGCTGCGGTCGCGCAGAAAAATCTCATTCATTTCCTCCAATCGAAAGGGTTCAAGGCCCTGACATCAAAGGACGTTGCGACGGGTGCCGCGACTTTGCGAACGAACCAGAAGGCCGGCGCAAAATCAAATACTATGTTCTGGATCTATTCTAAAGAAAGCCACGCCCGTCCGGCCTTCGGTGCGGATGGCCCTGGCGCGGTGGGGCGGCTCCAAAACGTTGCTGATCTCATTGCTCTCGGTAGTCTTTTGTTAAGGTTTAGAGGTGTGGTTAAGCTTCATAGTTAAGCCCTTCTTAAGTGATCGTGGCTAAACCTTGTCAGCATCAGTGGGTGATTTCGGGCTGCCGGATGCGCCGCAAAAGACGAGGACCACTATGTTGAAACGCGCCACTCTCGCGCTTGCTGCCAGCGTGACGGCCTTGACCACGGCACCGGCAGCCTTTGCCGCCGATCTACCGCTTCCTCCTATCGTCGAGCCGGAACCGCTGCCGCCGGCCGCGCCTTCCTTCAGCGGCTGGTATTTGCGTGGTGACATCGGCATCACCAATCAGCAGGTCGACAAGATCACGAGCAGCCTCATCGATCAGGCGGTGGCGAATGGCGATACCGTCAGCTTCGTCAACGATCCGGAATTCGACAGTGGCGGCTTCGCTGGCATCGGTATCGGCTATCAGATCAATCCCTGGGCCCGTGTCGACCTGACCGGCGAATATCGTGGCAAGACGAGCTTCTCCGCTTTCGACACCTATGTCGGCGCCGATCCGGCTTTCATCGGTTCGAACGAATATGAGGCGATGAAGTCGGAATGGCTGTTCCTGGCGAACGCCTATGTCGATCTCGGCAGCTGGCACGGCTTCTCGCCCTATGTCGGCGCGGGCATCGGCGCGTCGCGCAACACGATCAGCGGCATGCGCGATATCAACACCCCGAACGCTTACGCCTCCTATGGCGGGGATCACAGCGAGTGGAACCTCGCCTGGGCGCTGCATGCCGGTGTCGCCTATCAGGTGACACCCAATCTCGCGCTCGATCTCGGCTATCGCTACGTCAACCTCGGTGACGCGGAATCCGGCGACATGGTCGGTTACGACGGCAACAACGAGAATGTGAACCCGATCAAGTTCAAGGACATCGATTCGCACGATGTGAAGCTCGGCGTGCGCTACACGTTCGGGGGGCCGGCCGCGGAACCCGACCTGTATTACGGCGAGCCTGCGGTCGTTAAGTACTGAGCCTCTCTCTGGCTCTGCTCCAGGAACGGGTCGGCTTTGCCGGCCCGTTTCGCGTTCTGAGCCCGTTTTTCATCCCGCACGGTAGAGGCCGTGATGCGCAGGCCATCTTCAGCCCGGGGAGGGCGGCAGGCGGCTCGGGGACAGGAACGCCGCGAGGCGCCATGCCGCCAGCGTCGACAGGCCGGCGACGGCTGAACAAGCCCGCACGATCGACCACGTCTCGATTGCGTGAAGCGGCATTTGCAGCGCGACCAGAGGCGAAATCGCGAAAAAGACGATGGCAGGGGCGAGAAGTCCCAAAAGGCCGAAGGCGAGTGCCAGTTTTGCCAGAAGGCTCGCCAAAAGAACTAGAAATACGACGATCAGGACAAGCGCGATGAGCCGCTCGGTGAGGGGCGGCGTGCGCCATTTCCAGCTTACCGGATCATGCAGTTCCGCCACTGCGGCGCCGCATGCCAATGCGGCGGCCGAATAAAGCAGGAGCG from Rhodopseudomonas julia harbors:
- a CDS encoding outer membrane protein; the encoded protein is MLKRATLALAASVTALTTAPAAFAADLPLPPIVEPEPLPPAAPSFSGWYLRGDIGITNQQVDKITSSLIDQAVANGDTVSFVNDPEFDSGGFAGIGIGYQINPWARVDLTGEYRGKTSFSAFDTYVGADPAFIGSNEYEAMKSEWLFLANAYVDLGSWHGFSPYVGAGIGASRNTISGMRDINTPNAYASYGGDHSEWNLAWALHAGVAYQVTPNLALDLGYRYVNLGDAESGDMVGYDGNNENVNPIKFKDIDSHDVKLGVRYTFGGPAAEPDLYYGEPAVVKY